In Natator depressus isolate rNatDep1 chromosome 22, rNatDep2.hap1, whole genome shotgun sequence, the following proteins share a genomic window:
- the DIXDC1 gene encoding dixin isoform X4, protein MLACLARGNLLDILQEGFSEHQLQAYVAWVNSQLKKKPAIKPVQDLRQDLRDGVILATLIEIVAGEKLNGIEVSPTSQQEMRENVEKVLQFVASKKIRMHQTSAKDIVDGNLKSIMRLILGLAAHFKPGSGRTAIQRPASTVGKSLSASSASHRPHSAAAVAQGAVTALADVRQDVSRSGRDVFRHRQRNSSIDEEIENPYWSVRELVQQYEGQQSVPSESCSSR, encoded by the exons CATCAACTACAGGCGTACGTGGCCTGGGTGAATTCCCAGCTGAAGAAGAAGCCAGCAATAAAGCCAGTGCAGGACCTGAGGCAGGATCTCCGAGATGGGGTCATCCTGGCCACTCTCATTGAAATTGTAG CCGGTGAGAAGCTGAATGGCATTGAGGTCAGTCCCACCAGCCAGCAGGAAATGAGAGAAAATGTAGAGAAAGTCCTGCAATTCGTGGCATCAAAAAAGATACGTATGCACCAAACTTCAGCGAAAG ATATCGTTGATGGGAACCTGAAATCCATCATGAGGCTGATCCTTGGCTTAGCTGCTCATTTTAAACCTGGCTCGGGTAGAACAGCCATTCAAAGACCAGCCAGCACGGTGGGGAAGAGCCTTTCGGCATCATCAGCCAGTCACAGGCCTCATTCAGCGGCCGCAGTGGCCCAGGGTGCCGTGACTGCTCTGGCAGATGTTCGTCAGGATGTCTCACGCTCAGGACGTGATGTTTTCCGGCACAGACAGAG AAACAGCAGCATAGACGAAGAGATTGAGAATCCCTACTGGAGTGTCCGAGAACTGGTGCAGCAGTATGAGGGACAGCAGAGCGTGCCCTCAGAGTCTTGCTCCTCCAGGTAA